From Anopheles coluzzii chromosome 3, AcolN3, whole genome shotgun sequence, the proteins below share one genomic window:
- the LOC120956360 gene encoding ankyrin repeat domain-containing protein 13D isoform X1 produces MITIDKIKENFPIHWHVWNNDYQELQQAIGEKTHDLEKLDPRGRTPLMLAVKLCHLECVKALLAAKCNANVECDGWSVVQEAVCSGDPNILTAILEVRDLQRHIKRVSHVPQLLQHLQDTPDFYIEMKWEFTSWVPLMSRVCPSDTYKVFKRGSNVRIDTTLLGFDNNTWQRGNRSYIYKGQSKTASMIEIDHDTGEVSVEHMRNIEDENIDGIRPSREAVNLRLQAPVICNHIDMDKISFERNKSGFWGWRSEKVESINGYECKVYGASNVKFITRTRNEHLGSEQARVKNSRTPLQHFLGMTEEDYDHAAVAGSSTSALRGGEQPPPPSAPSSPCNNGSEDRTPDGAEGECSGTAQEAAPSAEEYFSDVDLNGRDVGKPKRITAKEQMFKANIWLSEEFPIKLQEQVLPILDLMSTMASPHVSKLKDFITMQLPSGFPVKIEIPLFHVLNAVVTFGNVFAIENPVPHVSHIRESDERVTCVIDDACFEAPSGYGVRRGIADFRQQLTFEDEDELMQFAIQQSLVDSGSENDKVDIWEALKAPRPLTPLYYEDEQLQRALQESLITGFQSSSAATATTTAAAAAASTLPPALALDHPGGPADASPDEPDSVPDYLDPNLELAIKLSQEEETRREEERRREEEMLAEVLRLSLQDK; encoded by the exons CATGACCTGGAAAAGCTGGATCCACGGGGTCGAACACCGCTAATGCTGGCGGTAAAACTGTGTCACCTGGAATGCGTCAAAGCGCTGCTGGCCGCTAAATGTAACGCCAACGTCGAATGTGACGGATGGTCAG TCGTACAGGAAGCCGTCTGCTCCGGTGATCCGAACATTCTGACCGCCATCCTGGAGGTGCGTGATCTGCAACGGCACATCAAGCGCGTCTCGCACGTGCcccagctgctgcagcacctGCAGGACACGCCCGACTTTTACATCGAGATGAAGTGGGAGTTCACCAGCTGGGTGCCACTAATGTCGCGCGTCTGCCCGAGCGACACGTACAAGGTGTTCAAGCGGGGCTCGAATGTGCGCATCGACACGACGCTGCTCGGCTTCGACAACAACACCTGGCAGCGGGGCAACCGGAGCTACATCTACAAGGGCCAATCGAAGACGGCGAGCATGATCGAGATCGATCACGACACGGGCGAGGTGTCGGTCGAGCACATGCGCAACATCGAGGACGAAAACATCGACGGCATCCGGCCGAGCCGGGAGGCGGTGAACCTGCGCCTGCAGGCCCCGGTCATCTGCAACCACATCGACATGGACAAGATCAGCTTCGAGCGGAACAAGTCCGGCTTCTGGGGATGGCGTAGCGAGAAGGTCGAATCGATCAACGGGTACGAGTGCAAGGTGTACGGGGCGAGCAACGTGAAGTTTATCACGCGCACCCGCAACGAACACTTGGGCAGTGAGCAGGCGAGGGTGAAAAACTCCCGCACCCCGCTGCAGCACTTCCTCGGCATGACGGAGGAAGACTACGACCATGCGGCGGTGGCCGGTTCGAGTACAAGTGCGCTTAGGGGAGgagagcagccgccgccgcccagTGCCCCGTCGTCGCCGTGTAACAATGGTTCGGAGGATCGCACGCCGGATGGAGCGGAGGGCGAGTGCAGTGGCACCGCGCAGGAGGCGGCACCGTCGGCCGAAGAGTACTTCTCCGACGTGGACCTGAACGGGCGAGACGTCGGTAAACCAAAGCGAATCACTGCCAAAGAGCAAATGTTTAAGGCCAACATCTGGCTGAGCGAAGAGTTCCCGATCAAGCTGCAGGAGCAGGTGCTGCCGATACTGGACCTCATGTCCACGATGGCCAGCCCGCACGTGTCGAAGCTGAAGGACTTTATCACGATGCAGCTGCCGTCCGGATTTCCCGTTAAAATTG aaATTCCACTCTTCCACGTGCTGAATGCGGTCGTCACGTTTGGGAACGTTTTTGCGATCGAAAACCCGGTCCCGCACGTCAGCCATATCCGCGAGAGCGACGAGCGGGTGACGTGCGTGATCGACGACGCGTGCTTCGAAGCGCCGAGCGGGTACGGTGTCCGGCGGGGCATCGCCGATTTCCGGCAGCAGCTCACGTtcgaggacgaggacgagctgATGCAGTTCGCCATCCAGCAGAGCCTGGTCGATTCGGGCAGCGAGAACGACAAGGTGGACATCTGGGAGGCACTCAAAGCGCCGAGACCACTGACGCCGCTGTACTACGAGGACGAGCAGCTGCAAAG AGCTTTGCAAGAATCACTGATAACCGGATTTCAAAGCAGTAGCGCAgcgaccgccaccaccaccgccgccgccgccgccgcctctaCGCTCCCTCCCGCCCTAGCCCTCGACCATCCTGGCGGTCCAGCGGATGCCTCGCCGGACGAACCCGACTCCGTGCCCGACTATCTCGACCCGAACCTGGAGCTGGCAATCAAGCTGAGCCAGGAAGAGGAAACGCGCCGCGAAGAGGAACGTCGGCGGGAGGAAGAAATGTTGGCGGAAGTGTTGCGGCTCAGCTTGCAGGACAAATAG
- the LOC120956360 gene encoding ankyrin repeat domain-containing protein 13B isoform X2, translated as MITIDKIKENFPIHWHVWNNDYQELQQAIGEKTHDLEKLDPRGRTPLMLAVKLCHLECVKALLAAKCNANVECDGWSVVQEAVCSGDPNILTAILEVRDLQRHIKRVSHVPQLLQHLQDTPDFYIEMKWEFTSWVPLMSRVCPSDTYKVFKRGSNVRIDTTLLGFDNNTWQRGNRSYIYKGQSKTASMIEIDHDTGEVSVEHMRNIEDENIDGIRPSREAVNLRLQAPVICNHIDMDKISFERNKSGFWGWRSEKVESINGYECKVYGASNVKFITRTRNEHLGSEQARVKNSRTPLQHFLGMTEEDYDHAAVAGSSTSALRGGEQPPPPSAPSSPCNNGSEDRTPDGAEGECSGTAQEAAPSAEEYFSDVDLNGRDVGKPKRITAKEQMFKANIWLSEEFPIKLQEQVLPILDLMSTMASPHVSKLKDFITMQLPSGFPVKIEIPLFHVLNAVVTFGNVFAIENPVPHVSHIRESDERVTCVIDDACFEAPSGYGVRRGIADFRQQLTFEDEDELMQFAIQQSLVDSGSENDKVDIWEALKAPRPLTPLYYEDEQLQSSSGRATSPETKKSGNSLGGMLPTSIARSPLKKLFSKS; from the exons CATGACCTGGAAAAGCTGGATCCACGGGGTCGAACACCGCTAATGCTGGCGGTAAAACTGTGTCACCTGGAATGCGTCAAAGCGCTGCTGGCCGCTAAATGTAACGCCAACGTCGAATGTGACGGATGGTCAG TCGTACAGGAAGCCGTCTGCTCCGGTGATCCGAACATTCTGACCGCCATCCTGGAGGTGCGTGATCTGCAACGGCACATCAAGCGCGTCTCGCACGTGCcccagctgctgcagcacctGCAGGACACGCCCGACTTTTACATCGAGATGAAGTGGGAGTTCACCAGCTGGGTGCCACTAATGTCGCGCGTCTGCCCGAGCGACACGTACAAGGTGTTCAAGCGGGGCTCGAATGTGCGCATCGACACGACGCTGCTCGGCTTCGACAACAACACCTGGCAGCGGGGCAACCGGAGCTACATCTACAAGGGCCAATCGAAGACGGCGAGCATGATCGAGATCGATCACGACACGGGCGAGGTGTCGGTCGAGCACATGCGCAACATCGAGGACGAAAACATCGACGGCATCCGGCCGAGCCGGGAGGCGGTGAACCTGCGCCTGCAGGCCCCGGTCATCTGCAACCACATCGACATGGACAAGATCAGCTTCGAGCGGAACAAGTCCGGCTTCTGGGGATGGCGTAGCGAGAAGGTCGAATCGATCAACGGGTACGAGTGCAAGGTGTACGGGGCGAGCAACGTGAAGTTTATCACGCGCACCCGCAACGAACACTTGGGCAGTGAGCAGGCGAGGGTGAAAAACTCCCGCACCCCGCTGCAGCACTTCCTCGGCATGACGGAGGAAGACTACGACCATGCGGCGGTGGCCGGTTCGAGTACAAGTGCGCTTAGGGGAGgagagcagccgccgccgcccagTGCCCCGTCGTCGCCGTGTAACAATGGTTCGGAGGATCGCACGCCGGATGGAGCGGAGGGCGAGTGCAGTGGCACCGCGCAGGAGGCGGCACCGTCGGCCGAAGAGTACTTCTCCGACGTGGACCTGAACGGGCGAGACGTCGGTAAACCAAAGCGAATCACTGCCAAAGAGCAAATGTTTAAGGCCAACATCTGGCTGAGCGAAGAGTTCCCGATCAAGCTGCAGGAGCAGGTGCTGCCGATACTGGACCTCATGTCCACGATGGCCAGCCCGCACGTGTCGAAGCTGAAGGACTTTATCACGATGCAGCTGCCGTCCGGATTTCCCGTTAAAATTG aaATTCCACTCTTCCACGTGCTGAATGCGGTCGTCACGTTTGGGAACGTTTTTGCGATCGAAAACCCGGTCCCGCACGTCAGCCATATCCGCGAGAGCGACGAGCGGGTGACGTGCGTGATCGACGACGCGTGCTTCGAAGCGCCGAGCGGGTACGGTGTCCGGCGGGGCATCGCCGATTTCCGGCAGCAGCTCACGTtcgaggacgaggacgagctgATGCAGTTCGCCATCCAGCAGAGCCTGGTCGATTCGGGCAGCGAGAACGACAAGGTGGACATCTGGGAGGCACTCAAAGCGCCGAGACCACTGACGCCGCTGTACTACGAGGACGAGCAGCTGCAAAG TTCCTCTGGTCGAGCGACCTCGCCCGAGACGAAAAAATCGGGAAACTCACTGGGTGGCATGCTGCCCACTTCCATCGCTAGAAGTCCGCtaaagaaattgttttccaaaaGTTAA